In Arthrobacter sp. MN05-02, one genomic interval encodes:
- a CDS encoding oxidoreductase: MGEPLNVGIIGCGAIVAQYLKTLPSLGSVNLKAVADLDPGRAQAVADSQEGVRALTVDELLADPGIDTVLNLTIPAAHAEVAARAIAAGKHVYGEKPLAANTTEAREVLALAEAAGVRVGCAPDTVLGTGIQTARHAIDDGLIGRPISATATMVTPGHERWHPNPDFYYVPGGGPLLDMGPYYVTALVTLLGPVTSVIGAASHTRKQRTIGSGPRAGEPIPVSVDSHVTGVLVHASGALSTLVMSFDAVQTRSSNIEIHGEHASLTVPDPNYFDGEVSICTLANRDNGWEVLPESAGYIGAGRGYGLADMALTPPGEQHRANGELAYHVLDVMESLLHSAADGISVPVRSTVERPREVPLTALSDLASAASR, encoded by the coding sequence GTGGGCGAGCCGTTGAACGTCGGAATCATCGGCTGCGGAGCGATCGTGGCCCAGTACCTGAAGACCCTGCCGTCGCTGGGGTCGGTGAACCTCAAGGCCGTGGCGGACCTGGACCCGGGCCGGGCACAGGCCGTCGCGGATTCGCAGGAGGGGGTGCGGGCCCTGACCGTGGACGAGCTGCTGGCCGACCCCGGGATCGACACCGTCCTGAACCTCACGATCCCTGCCGCCCACGCGGAGGTCGCGGCCCGGGCCATCGCGGCAGGAAAACACGTCTACGGCGAGAAACCGCTGGCGGCGAACACGACCGAGGCCCGGGAGGTGCTCGCCCTCGCGGAGGCCGCGGGGGTCCGGGTGGGGTGCGCCCCCGACACGGTGCTCGGGACGGGCATCCAGACCGCGCGCCATGCCATCGACGACGGCCTGATCGGCCGTCCCATCTCGGCCACGGCGACCATGGTCACGCCCGGCCACGAACGCTGGCACCCCAACCCGGACTTCTACTACGTGCCCGGTGGCGGACCGCTGCTGGACATGGGCCCGTACTACGTCACGGCGCTGGTCACCCTGCTGGGGCCGGTCACGTCCGTCATCGGAGCGGCCAGCCATACGCGGAAGCAACGGACCATCGGGTCCGGTCCGCGCGCGGGCGAACCCATTCCGGTCTCCGTCGACTCGCACGTCACGGGGGTGCTGGTCCACGCATCCGGTGCCCTCTCCACCCTCGTCATGAGCTTCGACGCCGTGCAGACGAGGTCCTCAAACATCGAGATCCACGGTGAACACGCAAGCCTGACCGTTCCTGACCCCAACTACTTCGACGGCGAGGTGTCGATCTGCACCCTCGCGAACCGGGACAACGGCTGGGAGGTCCTCCCGGAGAGCGCCGGCTACATCGGAGCGGGCCGCGGGTACGGCCTCGCGGACATGGCCCTCACCCCGCCGGGTGAGCAGCACCGGGCGAACGGGGAACTCGCCTACCACGTCCTCGATGTCATGGAATCCCTCCTCCACTCGGCTGCGGACGGGATCTCCGTCCCCGTCCGCAGCACCGTGGAGCGGCCCAGGGAGGTCCCCCTGACAGCACTGTCCGATCTGGCATCGGCCGCATCCCGCTGA